Genomic window (Rhizobium sp. NLR16a):
CTGCTTGCCGCCCTTCTCGGCCTCGACCGGCTGTTCCAGGCCGAGCGCGACGATGGGTCGCTCGACCTGATGCTGATGCAGGAAACGCCACTTGTGCTCACCGTGCTCCTCAAATGCTTCGCCCACTGGACCGCGACCAGCCTGCCGCTGGTCATCGCTTCGCCGCTGCTCGGCCTGTTCATGAACATGGACGAGACGGCGATCGGCGCCACCATGCTGACGCTCTTCGTCGGATCGCCGGCGATCACCTTCATTGGCGCCGTCGGGGCTGCCGTCGCCGTTGCCCTGCCCCGCGGCGGTCTGCTGGTCTCGATCCTCGTATTGCCTTTGACGATCCCCGTGCTGATCTTCGGTGTCAGCGCCACCTATGCCGCGGTCGAGGATCCTGCGCCATTCCTGCCGCCCTTCCTCATATTGATCGCACTGACGCTGTTCTTTGCGGTCATCGGCCCCGCCGCCGCCGCCTTGGCGCTGCGAAACACGTCGGATTGAATGCCTTTCGATTGCGGGAAAAGCCGGATCAAGGTAAGGAAGCGCTCATGAGCCAAACCAGCCTTGCCATCAGCAAAATCAGCGATCTCGCCAACCCGACGCGGTTTCTGGCGCTGGCCG
Coding sequences:
- the ccmB gene encoding heme exporter protein CcmB is translated as MTTLFLRDLKLSIRAGGGALIGVLFFLTIVAVIPFGVGPDLKLLSRIGPAIVWIGALLAALLGLDRLFQAERDDGSLDLMLMQETPLVLTVLLKCFAHWTATSLPLVIASPLLGLFMNMDETAIGATMLTLFVGSPAITFIGAVGAAVAVALPRGGLLVSILVLPLTIPVLIFGVSATYAAVEDPAPFLPPFLILIALTLFFAVIGPAAAALALRNTSD